The uncultured Methanolobus sp. sequence CGATGAGGTTTTCAGAAAATCATTTTCGGCTTTCGAATCGATTTCTCGTTTTCTTGAAGATCCACAAAACTATGAATTAAAAATGAAATATGAAAATACAATAGGGGATCTACAAGAAGAAATTATAATTAACAGGGATGACTATTATTTATTTGAAGATGTACTGAGTCATTTATATAAATTAGCACTTGACGAAAACAACCACAAGTTACATAGCAATAGAGGTCTTTTACGGGTCTTTTTGCACTACATGTATTACAATTGCGATATTGGAATATCACAGAGGCCTGAAAATGTTGAAACCTGATAAGCATATGAACCCAATGTTATCTGTTGTCAATATTACGGGCATCATTATTGAGAATCTTATCGAGAATGAAATAATGGGGTATAATGATCTTTTGAGTAACTTAGTTAATCAAACATCTGAAAGTGCAAAAGATATCTTTGTATATTCATTATGTTTTCTCTACTTGTTTGATAAGATAGAATACCTTCCTGATCTGGATGCATTGAGGTTAAAAGCATGAAATTATGTAAGATTTACTCGAATGATGATAATCGTTTTCATAATATCAAATTTCATTCCGGCCTTAATGTTGTCCTTGCTGAGATAAATGATAAGTTGAAAGACGATAAGGATACTCATAATTTAGGCAAAACACTTTTAATATCTCTTATTGACTTCCTTTTGCTGAAAAAAATTCAAGACAAATCTAAATTTTTCCTTACTAAAGGCGGATTTGAAGAACAAGTGTTTTTTGCTGAACTTAAGCTTAACAACGGACAATATTTGATAATACGACGAGGTGTTGACCAACCGACAAAAATCTCGTTTAAACTCTCAGATGAAGAAGCTACAGGGTTTCCATTAGACCTTGCATTTGATTATGAAAATCTATCTTTTAAAAAAGCAAAAGAACAATTAGATAGTTATCTTGGTTTCGATGTATTACCAAACTGGGATTATCGAAAATCTATCACTTATTTTCTGAGATCTCAACATGATTATAGCAATGTTTTTGAACTAGGTAAATTTAAAGGTGGCAAGCATAAAGATTGGAAGCCTTTTGTGTTTGATTTACTTGGATTCAATGGGAGCATTGTGAAAGAGAAATATGAATTAGAAGAAGAAATTAGTGAGTTGGAAAAAAAGATAGAAATCATTCAACAAGAAAGTAACGTTGATATTAATGAAAGAGATAAAATTGCAGGTTTGTTAGCTATAAAGTTAGATGAAAGAAACGAAATAGCACAAAAGATTGATCGATTTAATTTTTATGAAAGTGATGCGGAGATTAATGCAGATTTAGTTGATAATATCGATACCAAAATACAGATTCTCAATGCACAAAGATACGCTCTTTCTGTTGAAATAAAGAAAATAGAAAACTCGCTATCTTCCAATCCAAAAAACGTAGACTTGGATAAATTGAAGCGACTCTATTCGGATGCAGATATTTATTTCCCAGATAGTCTTGTCAATGACTTTGAAAAGCTTTTGGATTTTAAGCACTCTATTACTAAAGAAAGGAACAACTTCCTTCATGAAAACTTAACCGAATACCAATCAGACTATGAGGCTTTAGGTTCCGAACTCAAAAACTTTGAATCTGAAAAAGAAAGATTATTGGAATATCTTACTGAAAGAGATAGTTATTCCAAATTTAAAGAAATTCAAAAACAATTGTCTGGTATTGAAGCCAATCTAATTCAATTAGAAGAGAAGTTGCATTCAATTGATAAAACATCTGCACTTGTAGAAAAAGTAGAAGAAAAGCAAGTCGATGTTGAAAACAAAGTAAAGGAAATTAATGTCTCGATTGATGAACAAAAACATGCTGAAATCAGGAAGACATTCAATCACATAATTAAAAGCATATTGAATGTCAATGCTTTACTTTCCTTGAGCCTAAATAAATATGGCAATATTGAGTTTGATGCGCGTATTCAAAATCCAGAAAGCTTGGATATAACTAGTGAAGATGATGGTGCATCATATCGGAAATTACTTTGCATAGCTTTTGATATCGCTATTTTAATTTATTATTCGGACAAGTCATTTTATCATTTTGCATATCATGATGGTTCGCTAGAAGCATTGGATGATAGAAAAAAGATTAAGTATGTATCCATAATCAATAAAATCTGCGCTGATTATGACCTGCAATACATCTTAACCGCCATTGATTCTGATTTGCCTAGAAACGAATATGGTGATGTAATTCCATTTTCTGAAAGTGAAATATGCTTGAAACTTCACGACAGAGACGATAGTGGGAAACTATTTAAAAGAAGTTTTTAAATCACTCCACTGGTGGTATGCTGAAGGGTCAGTAGAGTGAACGATTTCAAAAATACGGAACCAACTAAAATATCATCCCACATGCGTTATTTTTTTCATATGACAGTCGTTTATGTTAATTTTTAACATAGATCTGTTCGCGGCCTTGGAACAATATTGTTGTGACATCGTCCAGTAGCTGAAACTTGAGCTGGATATGTACTGTCTAGACAGGCAACACCTTTATTTTGTAGATGCGTGACTACTTATTTGCATTGTACTTTTTGCGGCGATGATGACAGTTACCCCGACTGAGCAAAGGATGATGATATCTCTAACTGATGCCGCAATCTAAAATAATCGAATAAAAAAGAATGCCATAAGGGGTAATTAAAAAAGGAAGGTCCGATGGCCGGACCTGAATCTAAAATCCTTATTCGATCATTATCCTGTGCTTGTCTTCCATCTCTGCCTTTGGCATTGTTATCGTAAGCACACCATTTTCAAGTTTTGCACTTGCCTGGTCTTCGTTTACCATTGACGGAAGATTGAATGCACGCGCAAACCTGCTGTATGTTCTTTCACGCATAAGGTAGCCTTCCTTTTCTTCTTCAGCTTCCTTGTGCATGTTGGCCTTTATCCAGACCCTGTTGTTCTTTATATCAATGTCAACATCATCTTTGCTGACACCTGGAAGATCTGTTGTTACAATGATATTGTCATCGTTCTCTTTGATATCCACCAGAGGGGAAAGGGTGTCAATATCCATCATTTCCGTACTTCTTTCACTATCGCCGAAAAGACGATTCAAACGCTCATTCATCTGCCTCATGTCATCAAAGGGGTCCCATCTTGAGGCTGTAGATGGGGACCATGGTGTTAGTCCAAATTTCATATTACCACTCTCTTCTTTCATACATAGGGATGGAACTATCCAGTCACAGATACTCCCACAGTATATAATATCTCAGTGGATCTATATATAAATGATGAGTCTGGGTGGTGCACAAAAAAAGGTAACAATAGAAGGTGAGTTTTGATTTATTAGGCCCATTCGCCTTCTATCAGTTTTTTCACTAGATCTGCCGCGTAAATTGTTCCAAGAGAACCTTTCTTAACAGATTCCTCATTGAATGCATCTGCATCGTCTGATGCCTTTTCAGAAGTACAGTAGATAGCTACCGGAATCGGATTGGATGTATGAGTTCTCAGGGCAATTGGTGTTGGATGATCAGGAAGCACCATTATCATGATATCTTCATCCATTTCCTTAGCTGCTTTTAGGACAGTGCCTACAACCTTCTCATCAAAATCCTCAATAGCCTGGACCTTTGCATTCATATCGCCCATATGCCCCGCTTCATCAGGAGCTTCCACATGCACGAAAACAAAATCATGGTCTCTGAGTGCTTCAATTGCATATTCTGCCTTGCCGAGGTAGTTTGTGTCAAGATATCCTGTTGCACCAGGTACTTCGATAACATCAAGACCAGCATAGATTCCTATTCCTTTTACAAGATCAACTGCTGATATAATAGCTCCCTTGAGCCCGTATAGTTCTCTAAAAGGAGTATATGCAGGTGCGTATCCCTGTCCCCATAGCCATATGGAGTTTCCGGGATTCTTGCCTTCCTCAATTCTTTTGATATTGACAGGATGGTTTCTTAGTATCTTCATGGATTTTTCGGTCAGTTCACAGATGAGTTCGCTGTCTTTACCTTTCGGCATGTGTTTGTGTCTGCTCTCATCGATTACATCATGTGGAGGTACACATTCTGTTTTTGCACCAAGTCCTTTTTTTCCTACCATAAGGTGCCGGTAACTGATCCCGGGATAAAAACGAACCTTGTCGTTGCCAAGCTCTGCATCAATGCTTTCTATCAGTTCCTTTGCTTCCTCACTGGTGATATGTCCGGAACTGTGGTCGGCTATCATCTCATCTTTGATTGTTATCAGGTTGCAGCGGAAAGCCACATCATCTTCTTCAAGCTCAACTTTCATGCTTGCAGCTTCAAGGGGTGACCTACCTGTATAGTACTTTTCCGGATCGTAACCTACAATTGACATATTGGCCACATCGCTTCCAGGATGCATTCCTTCCGGGACAGTCTGTGCAAGTCCTGCCCTGCCGCATGTGGCAAGGTAATCCATGTTGGATGTGTTGGCTTTCTGAAGAACTGTCATGCCACCAAGTCCCTCAAGAGGCTCATCTGCCATGCCGTCTCCGATGAGAACTATATATTTCATATTATCACCTATATTAATAGAAATCAATAAAAACTATAAGACAGTAATATTGCCATGAAAATAGCAGAAGTCCTGTTATTTTATTGGTATTACGAGTGAGGTTTCGATGAAATATATACGTTTTGTAATTATCTTCGTTTGTCTTTTTTTGCTTAGCCTGTCTCCCGCATCTGCCGTAAAGACAAAAACAATGATCCATTATTCGGAACCTCAGGTAACAGTCCAGGATGAGATTTTCCTTGAACAGGGCTATTCATTCAGGGTGCTGGATATGAACTCTAAAAGTGGTGACCTCTGGATCGCACTCTATCTTAATGGGGAAGAAGTGGATCTGGATAGTAATTTTGCCAAAGAAGACGAACCACTCGAATATATTCGCTCGGTAGTTGAAGATGAGGACAAAGAGGAAGAAGTGGATTATTTTATCCTGAAAATAACTACTGACGGTGATGTGGATAAAGAGGATGGTGTGTTGTATTCCACAGTTTATGTGGAGCAATATATGGATCCTGTTGAAGACGTCAATGATTATCTGCTGCTTGACAAAAGTTATTCATTGAAAATGGATTCTGAGGTGGAACTGGCAGGTCTCTACACGCTGGAAGCCACGGATGTGGATGATGATGAGGTAACACTTGAGCTCAGGCTTAATGGAAAGCTGCTTAAGGAGGATGGAGTAGAGGGGGATGAATACTTCTACTATACAGTTTACTCGGAAGGTAACCCACAGACTCTTTTCCTTGCTAACGTAAAAGCCTTTTTTGAGACAAACGACGAAATAACCGTATTCATGAATCACGTATCATTAAAGCAAAGCCAGGATTGTTTATCTGAACTCCCGGATGGTCTGGATATTGATGTATCTTCACCTGTGGACGGAGGACTCAAAGCCGGAAGAATTGCAATTGTCAGCTATTCATTGAATGAGTCATTTTCAGAAGTGCGCATTCTGGTGGACGGTGAAGTTCTGGATTCCAGATTCAATGTAAGTCCGGGTGTGTATAAGGCAGTTAGTGATGAAATGGCTGCAGGTATCCATAAAGCAACACTTGCCGTTACGGATGAAGACGATGAGACTTCTTATTATTCAGAGGATTTTTCCGTATCCGTAAATATCAAAGACAATATCACAGAGTCAATTGTGGGACTTGCAAGCACTGCTGCAGATGAGATTACAAAAACCTATAACATGACGGTAAATAAGTCCGGATCAGATGACTCTACTAAGGATTCATCAGCAGACGATGATAAGTCATCAGAGTCCCGGGAACCAGGTATATCTCTGACAACATGGACTTCATCCTCGGGAGTTTCAAATGCCTTATCTCTCATAGTGACGCTGGGTGTTTTCCTTGTTTTCTTTACATTCTTTAAAAAGTTCAGGTAGTCCTGTTGTGGTCTGCTGTTAATACTTTTTTATAACATGGGTTTACACATAATCTTTATATTACCCTTTATTGTTTATAGACGAAATTAGCTGAAAAACTAAAGTGGTTGTATCATGAGAATCGTAATGAAGTTCGGCGGGACTTCCGTGGAAAACGGTGAAAAGATCCGACATGTGGCAGAACTGCTAAGACAGTTCCACATGGAAGGCAATGAACTTGTGGCAGTTACATCTGCACTTGGCGGTGTTACAGATGGTTTACTGAACACGGCAAAAGATGTATCAAAGAATGGTAAAGTTAGCCAGGTAAAGGAATTCATCACGGATCTAAGCAAAAAACATTACGATGCTATTAATGTTGCAATAGATGACGAAAATATCAGGTCTGAATGTGTTGAGGTAATAAACAGCAGGGTCGATGAGCTTGAGAAGGCTTTAATCGGTATCTGTTATCTTGGTGAGCTTACTAATCGTTCCATTGATTACATTTCTTCATACGGCGAGCGTCTTGCAGTACCTATCGTAAGTGGTTCTATTCGTTCGATGGGCACTCCGTCAAAGGCATTTACAGGGGGAGAGGCAGGTATTATTACAGATTCCAATTACGGCGATGCCAAACCTCTGGAGGACAGTTATACCAGGGTCCATGAAAGGCTCTGTCCTCTGCTTGCAGATCACATACCTGTTGTAACAGGTTTCATTGCCCAGGACAAACACGAGATCATTACAACTCTTGGAAGAGGCGGGTCAGATTTCTCTGCATCTATAATCGGTGCCTCGATTGATGCGAATGAAATATGGCTGTGGAAAGAAGTCCACGGAATCCTGACGACCGATCCAAAGATCGTATCTGAGGCACGTCCGATTCCTCAAATATCATATATCGAGGCCATGGAGCTTTCATATTTCGGGGCAAAGGTACTTCACCCAAGAACCATTGAACCTGCAATCAGGCACAAGATCCCGGTACGTGTGAAGAACACTTTTGAGCCGGATTTTCCGGGAACTCTTATTGTTGCCGAGCAGCAGTGCAGAGAGGATGTTGTTAAGGCTGTAACTCTCATTAACAAAGTTGCACTCGTCAATATAAGCGGTGCAGGTATGGTTGGTACTATAGGTACGGCTGCAAGGGTATTTTCCGCACTTGCAAATGCCGGTGTTAATATAATCATGATCAGCCAGGGTTCATCCGAAGCTAACATGTCACTGGTTGTCAATGAAGAGCACCTTGAAGCAGCAGTTGGAGCTATCAGGTCAGAATTCACAATCAATGTCGTGGGCGATGTTGCCTATGACCGTGATGTATGTGTTGTAGCTGTTGTGGGTGCAGGTATGGATGGGATTCCGGGAGTTGCAGGGAAAGTATTCAATTCACTCGGCATAGCCGGTATAAATATTATTATGATCAGTCAGGGTTCATCACAGCACAATATTTCTTTTGTGGTAAGTTCCGGACAGGCACTGGAAGCTATTAAGACCTTACACTGCGAATTTGAACTTGACAAACAATGCAGGGGTTCCAATGAAAGATAAACACCTTACGTATGCAGAATCAGGAGTAGACATCGAAAAGGAAGAAGTGACCATCAAGGCACTCACAAAGGGCATGAACTATAAGCGTGAGGGCCTGGGTGCTCCCTTAACAGGTATCGGTCACTATGCAGGACTCATTGATTTTGGTGAATATGCTCTTGCTCTTGCTACTGATGGTGTGGGTTCAAAAGTTCTCATTGCAAATGAGATGAAACGCTGGAACACAGTAGGTATAGACTGTATTGCAATGAATGTCAATGACCTTCTTGCAATAGGTGCGGAGCCTATTTCATTTGTGGACTATCTTGCACTTGAAAAACACGATGAGGATTTCGCCGCCCAGATAGGCGAGGGCTTAAGAAAGGGTGCCGAGATTTCCCGTATGTCTATAGTTGGTGGTGAGACCGCAACCCTTCCAGATATTATAAATGGTTTTGACCTTGCAGGGACCTGCCTTGGAATGGTCAAAAAGGAAAGTATTATCACAGGAGAAGAGGTTCAGCTTGGAGACGCAATTGTAGGTATTCCTGCTGACAGTGTTCACAGTAACGGATACACTCTTGTGAGAAATATCATGGAACAGTCATCTTACTCTTATCATGACAAGTTCCCATATAATGAATCCACAACCATTGGTGATGAGCTTCTGATCCCTACAAGGATCTATATGGAAGTTCTTGATGTTATCAAAGAATGCGATGTACATGGCCTTGCTCATATTACAGGCAGTGGTCTGTTGAAACTCAGGAGGGTTACGGGTCTTGGATTTGATTTCTACGACCCGATCGAGCCAAATGACATTTTCAAGTTCCTTCAGGAAGAAGGTAATGTTGATGACTTTGAGATGTATAAAACCTTCAACATGGGAATGGGCTTTGTAATAATTTTACCTCAGGACCAGGCAGAGAAAGCTGCCAGCATGACTGGAGGTAAAGTTGTTGGTCGTATCACGGAAAAAGGTATTAAAGTTGGAGACCTTGTTGTTGCTGAATAATCAGTAGGTATTATCATGGCCTGTATCAATGACATTCCCTTTGAAATCCTCCGGAAAGGAGTCACTCCTGCACAGTCCGAAAATCTTATTCAGGAAAAGTCAGATACAGTTTACCATGTGCCTGGCGGTTACAGGCTGCGTGGTGTGGCACTGATGGGTGATAATGTCCCGGTGGGCATAAAGGGGGATGAGGTAATCTTCCAGTTCATCAAGCCATGTTTTGGTATTTTTGTTCTCAGGGTCGCTGATGCTAAAGATATTGCAGAGCAACTTGAGAAGGATTTTAAAAAGTAGATTTCAATTACAGTTATAAGTGTGATTATAACTTACAATTTGCTCTTTTTTGCAGTTTCAATTATCCATTTAAAGAATTCCCCGGAAGGGAACTCATGGATTGTTGTGGCAATTATCCTTCCTTCTCCCAGTTTTTTTACTACCATCAGGGGCTTTCCTTCATCGCTTCTGAATATGACTTCTCCATCTGTTTTTGTGAAGTAGCCATCAAATTCGATTTCGGAATCTTCATTTTCTACAAGACATTGGGCTTCATGGTCCTTGTCTTTGCAAATATGGGTGACCTGGTATTCTTGCCTGTATTCAAGTTCAATTGGCAGCCATTTGTAGTCATATTTGGGAATGGCCGGACTGAATATCACAAGGTTTCCTCCTCCGATTACAAATTTTTTAAAGCTTTTAGCATTTCTCTCAATGCCAGGTAATATGCTGGTATAAGCTTTATTTGCAAATCCTGTGGGAATTACAACACATTTGCATGGGGAAATGAAAGGCGTACCAATTGAATCGGATACAATTCTCTGGCATTTTATATCATGCTCTTTGAACAGTTTTTCGAACAACAATGGATTGTCCCATATAAGCATTACCTCGGGCATGGTGGTTGATAGTAGCTGCTGCTTTAATTATTTTCTGTCTCATCTTATTGAATTCAGGTTATACTGTTGAATTTCAACAGTATTCATTAGATTTAATATATCATCTAGTTGAATATATGTATTACATACCTTCATTATGTGTACAATTAATGCGGGTTAGGGAGTGGGGCCCTAACAAACCTGCGGCTCTTTCAGAGATATAAAAAAGGAAAAAAGTGCTGGCTGTTTAAACCAGCTTGTTGATTGGGTGGTTCTCGTCCATGATCTCAAGGCCGAGTTCCTTTGCGGTTTCTGCAAGCATAATGTCAACC is a genomic window containing:
- a CDS encoding ABC-three component system middle component 6; protein product: MLKPDKHMNPMLSVVNITGIIIENLIENEIMGYNDLLSNLVNQTSESAKDIFVYSLCFLYLFDKIEYLPDLDALRLKA
- a CDS encoding DUF2326 domain-containing protein encodes the protein MKLCKIYSNDDNRFHNIKFHSGLNVVLAEINDKLKDDKDTHNLGKTLLISLIDFLLLKKIQDKSKFFLTKGGFEEQVFFAELKLNNGQYLIIRRGVDQPTKISFKLSDEEATGFPLDLAFDYENLSFKKAKEQLDSYLGFDVLPNWDYRKSITYFLRSQHDYSNVFELGKFKGGKHKDWKPFVFDLLGFNGSIVKEKYELEEEISELEKKIEIIQQESNVDINERDKIAGLLAIKLDERNEIAQKIDRFNFYESDAEINADLVDNIDTKIQILNAQRYALSVEIKKIENSLSSNPKNVDLDKLKRLYSDADIYFPDSLVNDFEKLLDFKHSITKERNNFLHENLTEYQSDYEALGSELKNFESEKERLLEYLTERDSYSKFKEIQKQLSGIEANLIQLEEKLHSIDKTSALVEKVEEKQVDVENKVKEINVSIDEQKHAEIRKTFNHIIKSILNVNALLSLSLNKYGNIEFDARIQNPESLDITSEDDGASYRKLLCIAFDIAILIYYSDKSFYHFAYHDGSLEALDDRKKIKYVSIINKICADYDLQYILTAIDSDLPRNEYGDVIPFSESEICLKLHDRDDSGKLFKRSF
- a CDS encoding Hsp20/alpha crystallin family protein; amino-acid sequence: MKFGLTPWSPSTASRWDPFDDMRQMNERLNRLFGDSERSTEMMDIDTLSPLVDIKENDDNIIVTTDLPGVSKDDVDIDIKNNRVWIKANMHKEAEEEKEGYLMRERTYSRFARAFNLPSMVNEDQASAKLENGVLTITMPKAEMEDKHRIMIE
- a CDS encoding cofactor-independent phosphoglycerate mutase → MKYIVLIGDGMADEPLEGLGGMTVLQKANTSNMDYLATCGRAGLAQTVPEGMHPGSDVANMSIVGYDPEKYYTGRSPLEAASMKVELEEDDVAFRCNLITIKDEMIADHSSGHITSEEAKELIESIDAELGNDKVRFYPGISYRHLMVGKKGLGAKTECVPPHDVIDESRHKHMPKGKDSELICELTEKSMKILRNHPVNIKRIEEGKNPGNSIWLWGQGYAPAYTPFRELYGLKGAIISAVDLVKGIGIYAGLDVIEVPGATGYLDTNYLGKAEYAIEALRDHDFVFVHVEAPDEAGHMGDMNAKVQAIEDFDEKVVGTVLKAAKEMDEDIMIMVLPDHPTPIALRTHTSNPIPVAIYCTSEKASDDADAFNEESVKKGSLGTIYAADLVKKLIEGEWA
- a CDS encoding aspartate kinase, with protein sequence MRIVMKFGGTSVENGEKIRHVAELLRQFHMEGNELVAVTSALGGVTDGLLNTAKDVSKNGKVSQVKEFITDLSKKHYDAINVAIDDENIRSECVEVINSRVDELEKALIGICYLGELTNRSIDYISSYGERLAVPIVSGSIRSMGTPSKAFTGGEAGIITDSNYGDAKPLEDSYTRVHERLCPLLADHIPVVTGFIAQDKHEIITTLGRGGSDFSASIIGASIDANEIWLWKEVHGILTTDPKIVSEARPIPQISYIEAMELSYFGAKVLHPRTIEPAIRHKIPVRVKNTFEPDFPGTLIVAEQQCREDVVKAVTLINKVALVNISGAGMVGTIGTAARVFSALANAGVNIIMISQGSSEANMSLVVNEEHLEAAVGAIRSEFTINVVGDVAYDRDVCVVAVVGAGMDGIPGVAGKVFNSLGIAGINIIMISQGSSQHNISFVVSSGQALEAIKTLHCEFELDKQCRGSNER
- the purM gene encoding phosphoribosylformylglycinamidine cyclo-ligase gives rise to the protein MKDKHLTYAESGVDIEKEEVTIKALTKGMNYKREGLGAPLTGIGHYAGLIDFGEYALALATDGVGSKVLIANEMKRWNTVGIDCIAMNVNDLLAIGAEPISFVDYLALEKHDEDFAAQIGEGLRKGAEISRMSIVGGETATLPDIINGFDLAGTCLGMVKKESIITGEEVQLGDAIVGIPADSVHSNGYTLVRNIMEQSSYSYHDKFPYNESTTIGDELLIPTRIYMEVLDVIKECDVHGLAHITGSGLLKLRRVTGLGFDFYDPIEPNDIFKFLQEEGNVDDFEMYKTFNMGMGFVIILPQDQAEKAASMTGGKVVGRITEKGIKVGDLVVAE
- a CDS encoding DUF1894 domain-containing protein yields the protein MACINDIPFEILRKGVTPAQSENLIQEKSDTVYHVPGGYRLRGVALMGDNVPVGIKGDEVIFQFIKPCFGIFVLRVADAKDIAEQLEKDFKK